The genomic DNA TCCAAATAGGAACGAACCATTTCTAGTTCTTCCTTCAGCATAATTTGATCTCTGCCTACCTCCAGATTTTTGCGCATCAATTTCCCCAGCAGCCGGACGACGTTCGCAATCTCCTTCTCCCCCTTCATATGAGCGTTCATCCGAATCGACTCCAGGGAATTGAATAGAAAATGCGGGTTGATCTGGCTGGCCAGCATCTTGAGCTTGATCTCCCTTTGAGCGATCTCAAGCGCATTGTTCTGCTCCGTCTTCTCAACGACTTGGTTCATAAGCAGGTTAATGCTCTCCACCATATAATTGAACTGCCGCGACAGCTGCCCGATCTCATCATTCCCGTCGACGGAGGACACCACAGCAAGGTCGCCAAGCGCCAGCCGATTGAAATGGCGGCTAAGGCGCAGCAGCCGGTTCGTCATTAGGAACGAGACGATATACACAAACAACAGCGCAATGAACAGCACGAGCAATATAAAAAGCAGACCAAGCAGGCTAACCTGATTGGCATCCTTGACAATAGCCTTCGTCGCAAAAACGGAAACGATTTTCAATCCGTTCATGCTCGACTCCGGAATCAAATCCTCGACGACCACGTAGGAGGGCTCGCCTTGCATTTCCATTTTGTGCGCACCGCTTGGCTGCTGGTGCAGATCAATCCCGTAATCGAGCTGATGGATCGTTTTGCCTACCAGATCCGGATTTTTGCCTGCCACGATATATCCCTGCTCATCGAAGATCAGCGTCTCGAACTGTTCCTGGCCCAGCATCCGGTTCAATTCCTCCTGGTTCAGCACAATCATAAGCACCCCGCTGGAACGATGCTCGGGAAAAGGAATTTGCCGGATCAAACTCAGTTTCCGGGCGGGAAAATCATCACCATCCGCAACATAGAACCAGCCTATGCTTTTCGTTTCCATCGCCCTCTGATACCACAGCGCGGAGCGGGTCGCCTCCTCCAGCGGAATCAGCTCCAAATTGTTAATGAGCGTCGGGTTGTCATAATAGAATCGAATGGCAGAAATCCCGCGATACAGCTGAACATATTCCTTGAAATCATCGTAGCTCAAATAAGCCTTGGTCAGCTCGAACACGCTTGGATACTGGGCAGTCGCCATTCTTTCCAGCGTTTTATCGAACATAAAGGTGTTGGACAGGTCCGTGGGCACGCGAAGCATATTCTCTAGCTGGGTCTTGATTTTTTTTACGTCGTTCGTAGTTTGCTCAATCGCGCGTTCCATCGCCTGCTGGCGAAAATGACCCGTTACCGCCCCGCCCACGATCAGGACGGGCAGCATAACGACTACGATATAAGTCATCAGCAGCTTGTGCTTCAGCTTGAGATCATTCAACAAACGCACCATTTTAGTTCGCAAAAAAACACCCCCGATGTTTAACCGTTACTCTGCTACTCTACTATCCTTCGATGGACTTGTCCCTTCCGCGTCTCTATTATGACAAAACCGGGTTACGGGATTTATGACTATATCTAAATGGTCAGGATCAGGTACTAGATGTAATTCATGCAACTAGTTCATCGGTTTTGGCCGTGTTAGAGGGAGCTAACTGCAAAACCTACATGTAGTTTTAAGCTTGTTAGCCGAATTCACTCCATTCAGGCAAACTAACTGCATGTTTTGCATTTAGCGCATGGTTTTCTGATAAAACAGCTTAACTAGATGTATAAAATACATTTCGCTAGACTCCCACATCGTTACTTACTATGGTGTGATCAAACATAACTCCTCCTGTGGTGTATCGAACATGACTCCTCGATATGGATTTAATCCCCAATGAACGGTTCTTGAGCTTCCGTAAGGCGAAAAATGTATACGAAGGGTACTAGTTACCGCCAGTGTCCTAACGAAAACACCCAATAAAAGCGGAAAATATCCCCTATGCGATGCAGGGGATATTTCCACTTGAATCCAACTTGTTTATTTAAGTGTAACTTGAATTTCCGCTTTGCCGCTGAATGCGCCTACTGCGATGCTGCCATCGGCATTCAGCTGGCCGCCTTGCACCGATGCTGCCTGGCCGAAGCCGTGCAGACTGATGTTAAACGGCTTGCCTGCGCCTTCCGCCGTAATGCGGAGCGTAGAGCCTTCGCGCGATACCGCGATTTCCAGCTCGGTTTCGCCCTTCACGTTGCGAACTTTCCGGGATACCTGCGCACCGTCTTCGATTTGATACAATCTGACATCTGCGTCCTGAGCGTAGTCATAATCCGGTTTGACATCGTTCGCGCCCATAACGAGGATGGAGTTCGGACGCACGAAGAGCGGCAGGCTGAAGAAATCGTAATTCTCTTTGCGCCATTTTCCGCCTTCGATCGTTTCGCCCGTCAATAGATGGGTCCAGCTGCCTTCCGGCAAGTAGTAGGCTACGTTGCCTTCCTTGCTGAATACCGGTGCCACCAGCACGGAGTCGCCCAGCATATATTGACGGTCGAGCATTTCACTTGCCGGATCTTCCGGGAACTCCAGGAACATCGCGCGCATCGTCGGCACGCCCTGCTCCGTCGCTTCAACCGCTGTGTCGAACAAGTACGGCATCAGACGGCATTTCAGCTTCGTGAAGAAGCGCGTTACGTCTACCGCCTCATCGTCGTATGCCCATGGAACCCGGTAAGAGCTGCTTCCATGGAGACGGCTGTGGCTGGACAGGAGTCCGAATGCGAGCCAGCGCTTGAACACGTCGGCAGGAGCCGTATTCTCGAATCCGCCAATATCGTGGCTCCAGAAGCCAAAGCCGGATACGCCAAGAGACAATCCGCCTCTCAAGCTCTCAGCCATCGACTCGTAGTCCGCGTAGCAGTCGCCGCCCCAGTGAACCGGGAACTTCTGACCGCCCGCTGTAGCCGAACGGGCAAACAATGCCGCTTCATTTTTGCCAAGCTTCTCTTCCAGCACTTCAAACACAACTTTATTATACAATTGAGTGTAGTAGTTGTGCATTTTCACCGGGTCGGAGCCGTCATGGTAGACGACATCTGTTGGAATCCGCTCGCCGAAGTCGGTCTTGAAGCTGTCCACGCCCATATCTACGAGATCACGCAGATAGCCTGCGAACCATTCGCACGCATCGGGATTCGTGAAGTCAACAAGCGCCATTCCCGGCTGCCACAAATTCCACTGCCATACGTCGCCGTTAGGTCTTTTCACAAGATAGCCATGCTTCTTGCCCTCTTCAAACAGAGCGGAGCGCTGAGCGATATATGGATTGATCCAGACGCAAATTTTAAGCCCCTTCTCTTTAAGACGCTTCAGCATTCCTTCCGGATCCGGGAAAGTGCGCTCGTCCCATTTGAAATCCGTCCAGTGGAATTCGCGCATCCAGAAGCAGTCAAAGTGGAAGACATGCAGCGGCAAATCTCTTTCCGCCATGCCGTCAACAAAGGAGTTGACCGTCGCTTCATCATAGTTCGTTGTAAACGACGTCGTCAGCCACAGCCCGAACGTCCATGCCGGAGGCAGGGAAGGCTTGCCCGTAAGCGCCGTATATTTGTTCAGAACCTCTTTCGGCTCAGGACCGTCGATGACGAAATACTCAAGCGATTCCCCAGGAACGCTGAATTGTACTTTCTTGACCTTCTCGGAAGCTACTTCAAAGGAAACAGCGCCCGGATCATTGACAAATACCCCGTATCCTTTGTTCGTAATATAAAAAGGAATGTTCTTGTAAGCTTGTTCGGAGCTTGTGCCGCCATCTTTATTCCAGATATCCACGACTTGACCGTTCTTGACGAAGGAAGTAAAGCGTTCTCCAAGCCCGTATACCCATTCGCCTACCGTAAGATCCAGTTCTTCGCGCATATATACCGCGCCGCCGTTCTCCTCGACATGAGCCATGGATTTGAACGCGCTGCCGGTAATGCGCTCCGAACCGCGGTAGAAATCAACAGACCATTGCGGCCCCTTGTTCACTCTGACGCTCAAATTACCGCTTTTCAGCTCGGCGTAATCGTCGTTTTCCGTAATTTGGACATGATCGCCGCTGCCGCCTGCGAGTTCGAAATGAGGACCGTGATCCACTGTACCAGCAAAATGCACCAGTTTCACGCCGATGACGCCTGGTAGCGGGGAGTGGAATTGAATCGTCAGCAGTTGGCCGTTGATCGTATTGGCACGACCTTGGATCGGCCTTGTTGAAGCATAGGCTGTCAGCTTATTATCCGCAATCGTAAAATCGTGGGCCTGCACTGCTGTCGACAGTGTAAATCCTTCACGAATCAACCAGTTGCCGTCTGTAAATTTCATCGTTTAGAACCGCCTTTCTAATATCGTTGTAATCTTGCAATAAACCGTCTATACTTGCATTATACTGATAAAAAATAACCCATTCTAACATAATTTAATGAATTTATAACACAATATTGATGAGGTGAGCAGAATGGATCAAGCATTGCGCCGCTCTCTGAAGGAGAGCAAGACTCATGGCGACGAAAGATTGCCATTTGGCACCTACTGGTACCAGTTCGGCCCAGGCGAGCACGTCGTGGACTGCCATTGGCACGAGGAAGCCGAGTTCTTCTACTGCCTGGAGGGAGAGACGCTGTTCCAGGTAGACACCGATTATTTCGTCGTGCGGGCCGGGGAAGCCGTATTTATCGACGGCGGCGATATTCACGCCGCGCATGCCCATGGAGAACAGGGCTGCTCTTTTTTTACGCTCGTATTTGGAACGAATATGCTGTCCAGCGCTTATTATGACGCTGTTCAGGAGAATTTAATTCTCCCGCTGCAGGAAAGAAAAGCCACGTTCCCCCGTCATATATCCGAAAAGCATGATTACGGACAACCCTTGTTGCAGCACCTGGCAGCGATCATGGACAGCTGTGAGGCGAGAGCTCCCGGATATGAGGGTTCTGTCAAAGGGCATCTCTATCTTATGCTCTCGGAATTAGCGGTACGTGGCCAGCTGTGCAACCGTGCGGCTACGACCGGCAATGACTCCTTCAAAATCGAGCGGCTGAAAAAGGTCATCCATTACATTCAGCAGAACTATGGCCAGCAAATCCGGCTCTCCGAATTAGCCGCGCTCATTCCGATGAGCGAAGGACAGCTGTGCCGCTTCTTCAAATCCATGACCCGGCAGACCCCGATGGATTACATCAATTCCTACCGAATCCGGCAAGCCGTCGAGCTGCTTCGGGAGCCTGACCGCAAAATATCCGACATCGCTCTTGAGGTAGGCTATGACAATATCAGCTATTTCATCCGGGTATTCCGGAAGGCGATGAATTGCTCCCCTTCGGAATTCCGCAAAAAATGGTTCGAATCGATCGAAGCTTAAATCAAACGATCCGGAACCAGCTGAGCCGGACCTCGCCCTTCAGCCTCAAATATAGCTGCCGGCGGCCAGAAACTGCTTCGACCGGAACCGATATCGTCGTCCATGCCTGTGGTCCGCCGGTCGGCAGCACCCGGCATTGGGCTGCGGCAGGCCCGTCCGCGGCATCCAGCGCGATTTCGATCTCGCCGCCCCGGATAGCTCCCGATACTCTCGCTTCAAACCGCTGAGCCTCGCTTCCGAACTCCATGTCATGGAAAGCGATCCAGCCTTCTTCAGACTTACAGGCCACGCTTTCGCCGCCCTCGCGGCATTCGTCGATGAAGACGCCCTCGTAGTCGTCATAGTTTACAGCCCTCACCGGGGCTGCGGCCATCCGCGCCGGAATCTGTTCTCCTTCAACCTCCAGGGACGTTTCGAGCATGATATCCCCGGACGAACGACCGACCATCAGCGTATATGTTCCGCGCTCCACACAGTAACGATCCCGGGTTACGTCCCAGAAGGCCAGGTCGGCGCTGTGCAGCTCGAACGTTACTGTAGCCGATGCCCCGGCGGCCAGATGGATGCGCCGGAACCCGCCTAACGTCTTCAATGGGCGTACAACCCGAGAGTGGTTCGCGCGGACATACAGCTGAACGACCTCGTCACCGTCCAGTTGCCCAGCGTTGCGCACATTCACGGATACGGTGACGGACTCATTTTCGGATACTTTAACGGCGCTTAAAGTCAAATCACTGTATGCGAACTCGGTATAACTGAGTCCATGACCAAAAGGAAACAGCGCTTCGCCCTCGAAGTATTGGTAGGTTCTTTTGCCCTTGATGATGTCATAATCCATCATGTCCGGCAGCTCGGAGGCCGATTTGTACCAGGTCATATTCAAACGTCCAGCCGGATTGTAATCTCCGAACAGCACGTCGCCCACCGCATGTCCAAGCTCCTGTCCCCCATGCGATGTAAAGATAATAGAAGGAACATACTCCTTCTCCCAATTGACCGCAAACGGGTAACTGCCGACAATAACGACAACGGTATTCGGATTAGCAGCATGTACGGCCTGAATCATGGCCTGCTGTGATGGCGGCAGCATAATGTCGGCGCGATCCGTCGTTTCCTTTCCGTTGATGAACGGATTGTTGCCGACAAATACAATGGCCGTATCGGCAGATTTCGCCGTATCGACAGCCTCCTTCAGCCCGTCCTGCACGACCTCTACATAAAATCCGCTTACAGCTGCAGCAGCCTGCTCTACTTCGGCGACGACCAGCCGCTTGTTCTCATCCTCGATGATTGCCTTGCCTTCCCAGGATTTCATGACGAGCGCGTCCTTCTCGCCTTTGGCGAAGCTGAACACCTCTTTGACGAACCAGCCGCTGGCCTCCTCCGAGACAGCGGCAATGCCTCCGCCCTGTCCGTGGTCGCGTTCTGTGATGAATTTGCCGTTGCCCAGCGCCCGCAACGTAAGGCTGTCCCAGCCCCAGTCCGTGCATTCGAATACTTCGGCTTGCTCGGCAGATACCGTGTCCGCTCTGAGCTGCCCGTCTTCGGGAGCAACGGAAATATAATTTCCGTTCTCGGCAGAACGAAGACGAACCCGGTTATTTCCCGTAGAAAAATGGACCCGGCTCGTGCCTAACTGCTCCATCACGCCCTGAAGCGGCGTAATTTTGTATGCCGGCGTGCCGCTATACCAGTCGGTATAAGCCTCATTTGCAAGCGGTCCGATCACGGCAACGGAGCCCTGCCCCTTCGGCAGCGGCAGCAGTCCCTCGTTCTTCAGCAGCACGATCGATTCCTGAGCCGCTCTCCGCGACAGGGCCGAGTGCTCCGGCGCGCAAAGCTTCGACTCCGGCACATGGCTGTAAGGATTGCGGTCATCCGGATCGAACTCTCCTAGACGGAAGCGAACCCGAAAGGTGTTGCGCAGCGCATGATCTAAATCGCTCTCTGCCAGAATGCCTTGCTCCAGCGCATCGCGCAGCGCCTGGAATGAAATGTCCTGGTCATCGGTGATGCTGTCGATTCCCGCCTTTACCGAGCCTGCGACCGCCTCGGCATAAGACTGGACATAACCGTGATCCATAACCGTTCCCAGCACGTCCCCGGCATCGCCCACGACAAAGCCGTCCATGCCCCATTCGCCTTTGACAATTTCGTTGACTTCATTGTTCAAGTTGCACGGCGTCCCGTTGATGCCGTTATACGCAGTCATCATTGAGCCAGCGCGACCTTCACGGAATGGCGCTTCAAACGCCTTCAAATAGTACTCGCGCTTATTCCGAGGGTCGATGCTGACCGAAGCGCTGCCACGGTCAATCTCGTTATTGTTCCCATAGAAATGCTTCAAGGTGGCTACCGTCTTATAGTAGAAAGGATGGTCTCCCTGCATTCCCTTAATTAGCTCAGTCGTCAAGCGTCCGGTCAAGCACGGATCTTCCCCATACGCCTCCTCGGTCCGGCCCCAGCGGGGATCGCGCTCCATATCGACCGTCGGCGCCCAGATCGTCAGGCCGTTGATGGCCGGATCACGCTGGTAATACACCCGGGCTTCATCGGCAATGACCGCGCCGATTTCATGCATCAGCTCGGGATTCCACGTGCAGGCAAGGCCCGTATTTTGCGGAAACACAGTCGCTTCGCCAAGCCAGGCTACGCCGTGCGCCCCTTCGGTGCCATGCTTGTATTTTTTTACGCCCAGCCGGGGAATCTCCGCTTGGTATTGACACATTAATTGAATCTTCTCTTCCGTCGTAAATCTCGAGATCAGGTCGTTCACCCGCTCGTTCAGCGGCAAATCGGGATTCTGAAATGGAAACTGGTAATGATTCTCCACGTAAAATGACCTCATTTCTGCATGATTTTCAACCTTGAAAGCGCTTTTGAATTCCGCGCTGCTTCCAGCTATCTTCCCATACTGTCATGATAGCTCGCGTGAAAAGGACTTCATACACGGAAGATTAGTCATGTTTTCATATAATAATCTAAGTTCTTCGTACTACTGAGCAGGCTTTCCGTTCTACCGGATGGATTAGTGGATTTATGGATTGAATGGATTTCATGCATCTAATTACTGTTCAATAAGGCTGTTTCGCAAAATAGCTGTATTTAAAGTAACTAAAACACAGCTTTTCAACCTATCGGGCCATTTTTTAAATACTAACTGCTAGAAATCCAGTTAATGGCGCATTCAGCGATAGACCGTATCCTTTTACTACAGCAAATACAGTTAGCTGCGTGCTCGGAAATTGGACAAAAAAATCTTTCCAGGATGATGCCTGGAAAGATCGGATGGCGCAGCCTAAGCCTGCATTTTTGCGCTTCGCTTTAACGAAGAGCTTGCTGATTCGTTCTGATCACTCACTGCTCGCATGCCGGCGATAAGCGGACGGAGAAGTGCCTACGTACTTTTTGAATTTGGAGTGAAAATAATCGACGTTCGTGTAGCCGACCTTCTCGGCTACCTGATACACCTTAAAACCGGCCTCAAGATAAGATTTCGCCTTCTCGATCCGAACCTTGTCAAGATAGGTATTAAAGTATTCCCCCGTCTCATTCTTGAACAGCTTGCCTAAGTAGGCGCTATTGTAGTTCAGGACGCCCGACAGCGTCTCCAGCTTCAGGTTGTCGCTGAAATTCCGTTCGATCAGATCGAGCATAATTTTGACTTCCCGGTGTTTGGCCTTCTCCCCCAGGTTGCTCATGAGCTGCTGGAAAAAGTAATCGATCTTGTCATAGAGCGCCTGGATGCTGCGCAAATGATATATTTCGGCCAGCATATCCGAGAAGGGCTTGTTATGCTGCTGAAGCTCAGGAT from Paenibacillus woosongensis includes the following:
- the yicI gene encoding alpha-xylosidase; amino-acid sequence: MKFTDGNWLIREGFTLSTAVQAHDFTIADNKLTAYASTRPIQGRANTINGQLLTIQFHSPLPGVIGVKLVHFAGTVDHGPHFELAGGSGDHVQITENDDYAELKSGNLSVRVNKGPQWSVDFYRGSERITGSAFKSMAHVEENGGAVYMREELDLTVGEWVYGLGERFTSFVKNGQVVDIWNKDGGTSSEQAYKNIPFYITNKGYGVFVNDPGAVSFEVASEKVKKVQFSVPGESLEYFVIDGPEPKEVLNKYTALTGKPSLPPAWTFGLWLTTSFTTNYDEATVNSFVDGMAERDLPLHVFHFDCFWMREFHWTDFKWDERTFPDPEGMLKRLKEKGLKICVWINPYIAQRSALFEEGKKHGYLVKRPNGDVWQWNLWQPGMALVDFTNPDACEWFAGYLRDLVDMGVDSFKTDFGERIPTDVVYHDGSDPVKMHNYYTQLYNKVVFEVLEEKLGKNEAALFARSATAGGQKFPVHWGGDCYADYESMAESLRGGLSLGVSGFGFWSHDIGGFENTAPADVFKRWLAFGLLSSHSRLHGSSSYRVPWAYDDEAVDVTRFFTKLKCRLMPYLFDTAVEATEQGVPTMRAMFLEFPEDPASEMLDRQYMLGDSVLVAPVFSKEGNVAYYLPEGSWTHLLTGETIEGGKWRKENYDFFSLPLFVRPNSILVMGANDVKPDYDYAQDADVRLYQIEDGAQVSRKVRNVKGETELEIAVSREGSTLRITAEGAGKPFNISLHGFGQAASVQGGQLNADGSIAVGAFSGKAEIQVTLK
- a CDS encoding sensor histidine kinase, which gives rise to MVRLLNDLKLKHKLLMTYIVVVMLPVLIVGGAVTGHFRQQAMERAIEQTTNDVKKIKTQLENMLRVPTDLSNTFMFDKTLERMATAQYPSVFELTKAYLSYDDFKEYVQLYRGISAIRFYYDNPTLINNLELIPLEEATRSALWYQRAMETKSIGWFYVADGDDFPARKLSLIRQIPFPEHRSSGVLMIVLNQEELNRMLGQEQFETLIFDEQGYIVAGKNPDLVGKTIHQLDYGIDLHQQPSGAHKMEMQGEPSYVVVEDLIPESSMNGLKIVSVFATKAIVKDANQVSLLGLLFILLVLFIALLFVYIVSFLMTNRLLRLSRHFNRLALGDLAVVSSVDGNDEIGQLSRQFNYMVESINLLMNQVVEKTEQNNALEIAQREIKLKMLASQINPHFLFNSLESIRMNAHMKGEKEIANVVRLLGKLMRKNLEVGRDQIMLKEELEMVRSYLEIQKFRYEDRLEYELVIDRKLEGIFMPPLIIQPLVENAVVHGVENKEGGVHVKLLIQAVDDHAEITIQDDGMGMTQERLKEVRRSIAEAHTDVNNRIGLSNVQQRLTMTFGDKHGLNISSEYGKGTFISFTIPSKEENI
- a CDS encoding AraC family transcriptional regulator gives rise to the protein MDQALRRSLKESKTHGDERLPFGTYWYQFGPGEHVVDCHWHEEAEFFYCLEGETLFQVDTDYFVVRAGEAVFIDGGDIHAAHAHGEQGCSFFTLVFGTNMLSSAYYDAVQENLILPLQERKATFPRHISEKHDYGQPLLQHLAAIMDSCEARAPGYEGSVKGHLYLMLSELAVRGQLCNRAATTGNDSFKIERLKKVIHYIQQNYGQQIRLSELAALIPMSEGQLCRFFKSMTRQTPMDYINSYRIRQAVELLREPDRKISDIALEVGYDNISYFIRVFRKAMNCSPSEFRKKWFESIEA
- a CDS encoding glycoside hydrolase family 3 protein, coding for MENHYQFPFQNPDLPLNERVNDLISRFTTEEKIQLMCQYQAEIPRLGVKKYKHGTEGAHGVAWLGEATVFPQNTGLACTWNPELMHEIGAVIADEARVYYQRDPAINGLTIWAPTVDMERDPRWGRTEEAYGEDPCLTGRLTTELIKGMQGDHPFYYKTVATLKHFYGNNNEIDRGSASVSIDPRNKREYYLKAFEAPFREGRAGSMMTAYNGINGTPCNLNNEVNEIVKGEWGMDGFVVGDAGDVLGTVMDHGYVQSYAEAVAGSVKAGIDSITDDQDISFQALRDALEQGILAESDLDHALRNTFRVRFRLGEFDPDDRNPYSHVPESKLCAPEHSALSRRAAQESIVLLKNEGLLPLPKGQGSVAVIGPLANEAYTDWYSGTPAYKITPLQGVMEQLGTSRVHFSTGNNRVRLRSAENGNYISVAPEDGQLRADTVSAEQAEVFECTDWGWDSLTLRALGNGKFITERDHGQGGGIAAVSEEASGWFVKEVFSFAKGEKDALVMKSWEGKAIIEDENKRLVVAEVEQAAAAVSGFYVEVVQDGLKEAVDTAKSADTAIVFVGNNPFINGKETTDRADIMLPPSQQAMIQAVHAANPNTVVVIVGSYPFAVNWEKEYVPSIIFTSHGGQELGHAVGDVLFGDYNPAGRLNMTWYKSASELPDMMDYDIIKGKRTYQYFEGEALFPFGHGLSYTEFAYSDLTLSAVKVSENESVTVSVNVRNAGQLDGDEVVQLYVRANHSRVVRPLKTLGGFRRIHLAAGASATVTFELHSADLAFWDVTRDRYCVERGTYTLMVGRSSGDIMLETSLEVEGEQIPARMAAAPVRAVNYDDYEGVFIDECREGGESVACKSEEGWIAFHDMEFGSEAQRFEARVSGAIRGGEIEIALDAADGPAAAQCRVLPTGGPQAWTTISVPVEAVSGRRQLYLRLKGEVRLSWFRIV